Genomic segment of Rhodococcus sp. W8901:
GTCAGGGACGAGATCGGCTTCGGGTACAACTCATCCGACGCACTGGCAGCCTCCGAGGTGCTCGCAGACGGCTACGGCCAGTGCAACACCAAAACCACGCTCTTGATGACCCTACTGCGGGCCGTCGACGTGCCCTGCCGGTTCCACGGGGCGACCATCGACAAGAGTCTGCAGAAGGGCGTCCTCGACGGAATTCTCTACCGTCTGGCGCCTCGGGACATCCTCCACAGTTGGGCGGAGGTCCGGTTCGAAGACCGGTGGGTCGAGCTGGAAGGCGTCATCCTGGATGCCGACTACCTGACCGGACTACGCGACACGGTCGCGTCGGGCGGCGCATTCCTCGGCTTCGGTGCAGGGACCGAGGACATCGGTGACCCGCCGGTCGCGTGGACCGGCACCGACACTGCGATTCAGAAGACCGGAGTGAACCGCGATCTCGGCACGTACGACAATCCGGACGCGTTCTACCGAAAGCACGGGACCAACCTCAGCGGAATCCGAAACCTGCTGTACCAGCGGGTTATCCGGCACGTAATGAACCGTAGGGTCGCTTCGCTCCGCGGTTGCGCCTCTCTCCCGAGAAGCGAGGCGTCGGCGCCTGACGGGTCCTGAGCGCGAGATCAGCCCAGCGGTTCGCCTCCGACGCCCCAGTGCTCGCGCGGCACCTCAGTGATGGTGACCCACACCGAGGAGGCGTTCTTGCCGGTCGCCTCGGCATACGCCTCGGTGACGGCGGCGATGGTCTCGCGCTTCTGCTCGGCGGTGAGTCCCGGCGTCTGGCTGATCTGAATCAACGGCATGCCGGAGATTGTGTCAAACGCCGGGCACGCAGAAGCAGGCGCGACCGCGAATGTTTGGTGCTGCACGCCGTGCTGGCGGGCGACGAGGACAGCTGGGGATTCATCGTCCAGGGGATCAAGGCGAAAGCTCAGGAGTTCCTTCCCCATCGGGACCAGTACACCCTCTCCCGACCGATCCGCTCCGGGTGCAACGTCGTCGGCGCATGATTACCGACGACGGAAACGGGTAATTCCCGACCATGGATACCGATCGGGCTCTACGGGTGGTCGTCATCGGCGCGACGGGAAACGTCGGCACCAGCGTCGTCGAAGCGCTGAGCACTGCCGGGCACATCGGGGAGATCGTCGGCGCCGCCCGGCGTCCGACCGAGTTGGCCTACCCGAAAACGAGATTCGTGGTGGCCGATACCACCACCGACGACATCCGCGGCCTCGTTCGCGGCGCCGACGTCGTCATCCATCTCGCGTGGCTCTTTCAGCCCACTCACAGGCCCGAAGTCACCTGGAACAACAACGTCCTCGGCGCCATCCGTGTATGCAGAGGACTGGCCCACGCACGGCTGGCCGGGCGCCGCATACCCCATGGAGAAGGCCTACCTCGAGCGTTGGCTCGACGCGGAGGAACTCCGCCATCCGGAGACGCGAGTGGTCCGGATTCGCCCGTGCTTCTTGTTCAAGCGGCGGTCGGCCACCGAGCAGCGCCGATTGTTCGCCGGGCCTCTGGTACCGGGCAGTCTGGTTCGCCGCGGCCTGGTTCCCGCAGTCCCGCTGGTCGATGGGCTGAACGCCCAGGTCCTGCACACGAGCGACGCCGCGGCGGCGATCGTCCGGGCGGCACTTCGCCCGGTCCGGGGCGCCTTCAACCTGGCGTCGATGCCGGCTGTCGACGGTCGGTACCTCGCGGAACTTCTCGGCGCTCGCCCGGTTCCGATACCGCGCCGCGCGCTGCGACTCGCGACGTCACTGGCGTGGCACCTTCGGGTGCTCCCCGCCTCCCCCGGACTGCTCGACACCGTCCTCCAGCTGCCACTGTTGGACAGCACGCGGGCCGAAACCGGCCTCGACTGGCAGCCGCGGTTCACTCCGCGTGAGACTCTCGAGACCTTCCTCGGCGGACTCCGGTCGGGTGCGGGCCTTCCGACTCCCCCATTGGCCGGCGATTCCGTCTCACGCCGACTGCACGAACCTTCTCGGCCACCTGCTCTTCACTGATTCCGTTGGCGAGGTCGTTGCACGATGCGATGACGATGTTCTCGATGCTGTCGTCGTCGCGGTCCTCCGAGAGATCCGAGTAGCCGGTTCGGAACGCGACCACGAACGCATCGAGCTTCGCCTGATCGAAGGTCCCCAATTGTTCGGTCGATGTGACCGACGTGGGGGCGGATTCGTCGGTCTCGTTCTCCCGTGGTCACCGGCATCTCCATCGACGTCTGCATCGTCGTGTCGGTGCTGTCGTCGTTGTCGTCTCCGCACGCCCGTCAGCGTGAGTACGGCGCCCGCACCTACCAGTGCGGTGGCGATGATCTTCTTCATCGGAATTGCCTTCCAACTCGGGGACTGCGTATGGGATCCGGCCGAGTCCTACTGCTCGGATCGAGTGGACGGGAAGAACTGCTGCTCGTACAGGCGGGCCGCCTCCTCGAGTACCGCGGGGTGGATTCGCGCCAAGGGACGGAAATGCGTGACGAGTGGTTCCAGATCCAGACTGTGACCGATGACGGTGCCGGTCAGCAGCCAGGCAAAGCAGTCCGACTCCGGGCTCTGTCGACCGCGAGCCTGTTCGCCGAGACCACAACAGCGGTGGAGGCGTCGTGCCATCCACTCCTCGGCCGACCCGGGCCACCACGGTTCGGGCGCAAGGGGTGTCACGACCAGTCCCGGCATGTCGATTCCCGATTCCCGGTCCCGGCTCCGGCAGTCGGCGGCATCGCGGGCGGGACCGGTCGAGTAGCGCAGGAAGATGCCGTGGGTCGACGCCGTGAGGGCGACCAGTTCGGCCAATGTCGTGATGGCGACGAGCGGCGCCCCCGGCGGCTCCCGATTCGAAACCGCGCCGCTCACGACGGTGCCCTCCGAACCCGCACCTGCACGAAGACCTCCCGATACTCTTCCGTCGACGACGGCCACGGTCCGTATACCCGGACGGACGCGCGCCCAACCATCTATCCCGTCGGTCTCCCGGACCCGGCAGTCCCGCACGGCGCCCTGTCGGCGACTCGCGCACGTTTCACTTCCGAGCGCCTCGGGAATGCACCGTCAATTGCATTCGCTCGGCGATGCACCGAGCATCTCGCCTCGTGGGCGATGACACGACGCACACGGTGGGCGTCGCGGCACCCGAGCCGGCCGAGCAGCTCAGGCTTCCATTCACTAAGGCGTACTCGGTCGCCCACCTGGCGTGGGGCTTCCAGCCGACGCATCGGCGTCGAGCAGTCCACGTGTCCTCGACTTGGCCGAGGGGATGGTCGACCGCGCCGGCACCGGCAGCGCCGTTCTCGCGGACCGGTCGGTATTCGAGCGTTGACGTCAGCGCTCAGGCGGGTCCCCGTCGGGCTCAGGAAGCCGACCTGATGGTCAGTCCACGCGCCTCGACGCCGGTTCCGCGTTCCGGGTCTCCAACGGTGGGAGAAACCCGCCGATGAGGATCATCACCACAGCGAGGCCCAGGTGGAGCCAGTTGTCGGCGTCGTTGACCGGAAGGAAATTGGCGGCGTCGTCTCGGTTGATCGAAACGCCGTAAATCCACACAGCGAAGTAGACGACTCCGCCGCCGATCAGATAGACCCGGGCGAGCCCGATGCTGCGTGCCATCAGGATTCCGGCCACACCGAAAGCGAGATGTACGACGTTGTGCAGTACCGATACCTCGAAGATTCCTAGCAGTTTCGCATCCGAGTGATGACCCGCCCACGTCATCGTGTCGTAGTCGGTCGTG
This window contains:
- a CDS encoding DUF4383 domain-containing protein, with amino-acid sequence MPSDPRRTSARKRSATEVVALVFGVVFLVVGILGFIPGITTDYDTMTWAGHHSDAKLLGIFEVSVLHNVVHLAFGVAGILMARSIGLARVYLIGGGVVYFAVWIYGVSINRDDAANFLPVNDADNWLHLGLAVVMILIGGFLPPLETRNAEPASRRVD
- a CDS encoding transglutaminase-like domain-containing protein, translating into MDVRLQPTPLLDYDHPSIQALIAQRGWRDLPHGIRIGAVYDFVRDEIGFGYNSSDALAASEVLADGYGQCNTKTTLLMTLLRAVDVPCRFHGATIDKSLQKGVLDGILYRLAPRDILHSWAEVRFEDRWVELEGVILDADYLTGLRDTVASGGAFLGFGAGTEDIGDPPVAWTGTDTAIQKTGVNRDLGTYDNPDAFYRKHGTNLSGIRNLLYQRVIRHVMNRRVASLRGCASLPRSEASAPDGS
- a CDS encoding tautomerase family protein produces the protein MPLIQISQTPGLTAEQKRETIAAVTEAYAEATGKNASSVWVTITEVPREHWGVGGEPLG
- a CDS encoding DUF6098 family protein; the encoded protein is MSGAVSNREPPGAPLVAITTLAELVALTASTHGIFLRYSTGPARDAADCRSRDRESGIDMPGLVVTPLAPEPWWPGSAEEWMARRLHRCCGLGEQARGRQSPESDCFAWLLTGTVIGHSLDLEPLVTHFRPLARIHPAVLEEAARLYEQQFFPSTRSEQ